The stretch of DNA CAGCACCTGGTAGGAGAGATGCCGCATCTTCTCTCCCTGCTGCACATCGATGGTCAGTTCGTGCGCTCCCGGCTCATCCTGGAGATCGATCCCCAGTAATCCGACATACCCGGCGCCGCCACCGGCAGTCGGGTCCGGAAAGAGTGTCACCTTACGCCCGAGAAACCCGCCTTTGACACTGGTAGCATCCTTGATGTCCGGCACGTTGATGAGGATCACCTGCCCCTGCTTCCCGGTAAACTGACCGTCTCCCCCGCGAGGCGCCGGCCCCGTGTTCGGAAAGAGCTCGACGGGAAACACACTCGTGAGCAGCACCACGGAGATGATGAGAAAGCGATCTAAGAACGACATGGTCTGCTCTCGCCTCTACCCGTTACCCTGCCTCATCGATACAATCGCGCGCCCGACACCTGCGACAACAATTCCTCGACTCGCCGATTCACCGCACTGAATGGGTCCATACAGAGGATCGTCTCTTCCCAGTACCCGTTCAACTTCAGATACGTCCAATCCACGGTGTACGAACGATTCTTGGCCCGTGCGAACCGGATGAAGTCGCCACGCACTTTGGCGCGCGTGGTCTGAGGCGGCACGGACATCGCCCGTTGCACCGCTTCCTCCTCCACCACCCGCACGGCCATCCCCCGATTTTCCATCAAATAATACAGCCCTCGCGTTCGTTTCACGTCATGAAATTGCAAATCCAACAAAAAGACCCGAGGGTCATCCCACCCGCAATCTTTCTTATCCGTATACGATTGGATGAGATGCTTTTTCATCACCCAATCGACCTCGCGCACGAGTTGCATGGGATCCTCTTCCAGACGATCCAACACCGACACCCACTTCTCCCACACATCGTCCAGCACCGGGTCATGTGCCTGCTCCGCCAAAAACTCTTTCGCACGCTTGACGTAGACACGCTGAATCTCGATGGCGGTCATCTGCCTGCCGTCGTCCAGCTTCACCTTCTTATTGAGGGTCGGGTCGCGGGAAATTTCACGGATGGCTTTCACGGGATCTTCAAGTTCCATCCCGCTGACGGCATACCCGGCTTCGATCATCGAGAGCACCAACGTGGCGGTACCGACTTTCAAATACGTCGCATACTCCGACATGTTGGAGTCGCCCACGATGATGTGCAGTCGCCGATACTTCTCCGCGTCGGCGTGAGGCTCATCGCGGGTGTTGATGATGCTCCGGGACGAGGTCGTCGAAGAGGAGGTTTTTTCATGAATATGCTGGGCGCGTTGCGAGATGAAGTACTGCGGTTTACCCGAGACTTTCAGGACCTTACCGGCACCGGAATAGATCTGCCGGGTGACGAAAAACGGAATGAGCTGCTCGGTGACTTTCCAGAAATCTACATCCCGGCGCATCAGATAATTTTCATGACAACCGTAGGTATTGCCGAGCGAATCGGTGTTGTTCTTGAAAATGTAGATTTCGCCGGACAGCCCCTCTTCCCGCAGGCGCTCCTCTGCGGCCGGCAAACAGGCCTCCAGCAATCGCTCTCCCGCCTTATCGTGAATGACGAGATCGAGGATATTGTCGCACTCCGGGGTGGAGTACTCGGGATGGCAGCCGGTATCCTGATAAAAGCGCGCGCCGTTGACCAGAAAGGCATTCGACGGCCAGCTGTTCGGAATCAGACCTTCGAAGATATAACCCAGCACTTTCTCCATCGGGAGATAAATCTTCCCATTCGGAGAAAAAATCAGGCCGTATTCGTTTTCCAAACCGAAAATACGTTGCTGCATGGAAAGACGTTTCCTCGACTCCGCTTCTTTCAGGATACACCGTGGAGGGTGAGGCTTCAACAGATGCCCGCAATGACACCTGCGTCACGAACAGGAACCCGAATACAGAGAACGTTACACGGAGGGGACGGCTAGGAGAAGAGTTGGGAAATATCGGTGCTGCTCAACCGTTTGAACTTCCGCCCCTGCCGGTTTCGGTCCAGCACGGCGACTTCGAGATTTTCGGAAGGGATCTTCTGGCTGGCGACCTGCTCCAGGGCGGCAAGACAACGCCGGAGCCCGTCCTTCAGCGTTGGTGGCTGCGATGTGGCATGCTCCCGCAGGTATTGTTGAACGGCCTCCGACCTTCCGCCAATGACCGCAAGGTTTTTTTCATCCACGATGCTCCCGTCGAAGGAGATGCGAAATATCTCATTCGCCTGCCCTTGTCCACCAACTTGCACGACGAGAATTTCCACTTCCAGAGGTTTGACATCGGTACTGAACGCCGTCCCTAAACTCTGCGAATAGGCATTGGACAGGGTCCGCGCGCTCACATCTTCCCGGCTGTACATGTACCCGGTCAGATCGGCATGGCGAATGCCGGCCTTCCGGAGATGCTCAAACTCGCTGTATTTGCCGGCTCCGGCAAACGCAATCCGGTCGTAGACCTCGGAAACTTTATGCAATGACGAGCTGGGATTGTCCGCGGCGAGCAAAATGCCGTCCACATATTCCAGGGCAATGATGGAACGGCCTTTGGCGATGCCTTTTTTGGCATACTCCGCCTTGTCCTGCATCATCTGTTCAGGCGAGACGTAGTAGGGCAGCGGCATCGACTAAGATCTCCTTCGCTCTGCGATCATGGTTTCATACATCGCACGCACCCGGTCTTCGGGAACATCCGTGATGCCGACGTGACTGACGATCTTCGCCGTCGGATAGATACCACGGACCAAATCAGGACCACCGGTCCCTACATCTTCATCCGCCGCGTTGTAGAGCGCCAGCAATCCAACGCGAAGGGCCTCTTCTTCCGGGAGCCCCGGACGGTAATGTTCACGCATGGTATTCCGCGCGTCTTTGCCGCCGGAGCCAATGGAATGGTGATCGGACTCTTCGTAGCGACCACCCGTGATGTCGTATTTAAAAATGCGGCCTTCCTGACGCTTCAGGTCATATCCGACGTACAACGGCATGACGACCAAGCCCTGAAAGACCATCGGCAGGTTGGCCTTCACCATTTGCCCCAGCTTGTTGGCTTTCCCCTCACAAGACAGTTGCACACCTTCAAGCTTCTCGTAATGTTCAAGCTCCGTTTGAAACAGCTTCGCCATCTCAATACACGGCCCCGCAGCCCCTGCGATCGCCATGGCGGAATAGTCGTCGATGCGAAAGACTTTCTCAATTCGCCGGTCCGCGATCTGGAATCCTTCGGTCGCGCGTCGATCACCGGCGATAATCGCCCCATCCCGATATTTCAACGCCAGGACCGTCGTTCCATGCGGCACCGGGATTGCTCCGGGCCGACCGAGGTCGACGGGAAGCGTCGCTCGCTGGAGCACGATGTCGTTCAAACCAGGCTTCAACTCAGGGTGATGCTGGGTAAGGAAATCAAAGAAGCTGGATCCTTCGTGATGTGGCAGAAAGGAGGACTGTTTCATTCAATAGTCGCAGTCAGGTTGAAAGTTTTGCGAGCAGGGCAGCCGCCGTCTCCGCTTGAGCCAAGAGTTCCCCGGTCAGGGCCTCGGTTCCCCGCAAGGGATCCATCAAGGGAATTTTCTTGATCTTGTTCTGCCCGATATCGAACAGCACGGACGTCCAACTCGCCCCGTAGACGACGTTCGGGTACTTCTTCACGCACTGGCCCCTAAAATAGGCTCTGGTCCCAACCGGCGGATTAAATTCCGCCCGCACAATCTCATGGTCCAATACCACCCGCTCAATGCGATGATTCCGTTCCAGGGTGTAATACAGCCCTTTGTCAGGACGAACATCGTGATATTGGAGATCCATCAGGCGGACGCGCGGATCGTCCCACCCGCAAGATTTGCGCTCCATATAGGACTCGATCAAATACCGCTTCGCGACCCAGTCCAGTTCCCGCACCAATGACCGGGGGTCTCGTTCCAGGCGGTCAAGCACATCTTCCCACCGCACCAGCACGTCCTTCGTCACTTGGTCCAGTTCGTGGCAGGCATAGTAGCTCTGAGCGGCCTTGAGGTAGGCTCGCTGCACGGCAATCGCCGTCGATGCGCTCCCATCGGTCAACGTGAGGCTCTCCTTCATCTGCACGTCTCGGGAGACCTGTTTGATGGCATTCACGGGATCGGCTAGGCTGATTCGGGGAAGTTCGGCGCCGGCTTCGAGCAATGCCAACACAATCGAGAGCGTCCCGACCTTGAGATAGGTCGATACCTCGGCCATATTGGCATCTCCGACAATGACGTGTAACCGGCGGTATTTCGTCGAATCGGAGTGCGGTTCGTCCCGCGTATTGATGATCGGCCGCCGAACCATCGTGTTGAGATCGACAAGCGTTTCAAAAAAGTCAGCCCGCTGCGAAATCTGATAGTCGACGGGACTGGTCTGGTTCTCCGCCCCGACCTTACCGGACCCGGCATAGATCGGCCGGGTGACCAAAAACGGCGTGAGGACCTGGGTGATGCGTTCAAACGGCACCGCCCGCGACACGAGATAATTCTCGTGGTACCCGTAGCTGTTGCCCTTGCCGTCTGAATTATTCTTATACAACACGAACTGATCACGGCCACGCGCCTTGGTAATGCCCTCCAGAGCCTGCGCGACGATGCGTTCGCCGACCCGCTCGAACGCCACCACGTCCCTGGCGTTCAGACATTCCGGCGTAGAATATTCAGGATGCGCGCCATCGACATAGAGGCGGCCACCGTTGGCTAAGACCTTATTCAGCTGGCGATTGTAATCGGGGCCCGGCCGTTCCCGCTCGCCATCGACCTCAAACCCGCGCGCATCCAGCAGCGGATTTTCATTCTCGTAGTCCCACACCGCATGCGGCGCCGGCAGATTCGGGTAGTATCCGATGAGGTGAATGGAGTTGGCCACCGGGTCGGCCGCATTCGGGTCACGACTGGCGATACCGAATTCGGTCTCCGTGCCAATGACACGGGACGGACTGTGCGTAGGATTGTCGCTCATGAAATATCGCGCTACAGGTAGTGACCGGTGTTGACCGTTTCGATCTGGCGCGCCTCAGCCGGCCCGCCGCTGATCGTCCGGAGGTGGACAATCTTCTCGCCTTTTTTGCCGGCGACCTTGGCCCAATCATCCGGATTCGTGGTGTTGGGCAAGTCTTCGTGCTCCTTGAACTCTTCACGGATCGCTCGAATCAAATCCTCGGCCCGCAGGCCGGTTCCTTCTTGCGCAATCGCCCGCTTCACGGCGAATTTTTTCGCACGCGACACGATTCCTTCGATCAGCGCGCCGCTGGCGAAATCCTTGAAATACAGCACTTCCTTCTCGCCGTTCGCATAGGTCACTTCAATGAACTTGTTTTCGTCCGTCGTCGCATACATGGCATCGACGGTCATATTCATCAGGGAGTCCACCAGTGCACGGGCATCCCCGGCATGCCGCTTCAGATCCTCCTCGTCAAACGGCAGATCGGTCGAGACATATTTGGAGAAAATGTCCCGGGCGGCGGTGGCATCCGGGCGCCCGACCTTCACCTTCACATCGAGACGACCCGCGCGAAGCACGGCCGGATCGATCAAATCCTGCCGATTGCTTGCGCCGATAACGATGACATTGGTCAGACGCTCCACCCCGTCGATTTCCGAGAGGAACTGCGGCACGATGGTCGATTCAATGTCCGACGAGATCCCGGTGCCACGCGTACGAAAGAGCGCGTCCATCTCGTCGAAAAACACAATCACAGGATGACCGTCGTCGGCGCGTTCTTTGGCCTTCTTGAACACCTCACGCACCTGCCGCTCCGACTCGCCGACATACTTGTTCAGTAGTTCAGGCCCCTTCACATGGAGGAAGTAGCTGCGGAGTTGTTTATCCTTGAGATGCCCGAGCTTTTTGGCGATCGAACTGGCCACAGCCTTGGCGATCAACGTCTTGCCGCATCCCGGCGGACCGTAGAGCAATACGCCCTTCGGAGCGCTGAGTTTGTAGTTCGAAAAGATATGGGGATACAGGAAGGGCAACTCCACGGCATCGCGCACCTGCTCGATTTCCTTCTGGAGTCCGCCGATATGTTCGTAGTCCACATCGGGGATTTCTTCGAGCACCAGTTCCTCGGCTTCCGATTTCGGTAACTTTTCGATGACGCAGCCGGACCGTGGATCGTACAAGAGATGATCGCCGACGCTGAGGCGCTCACTCAGCAATGGCTCGCCAAGCTCCGCAACTTTTTCTTCATCGAAGTGCAGCGTCACCAGCGCCCGATTCCCCTCCAGCACATCCTTCAAACGGACGACTTCGCCCTGCACATCGAATCCACGCACCTCGATGACATTGAGCGCTTCGTTGAGGATGACCTCCTGCCCTTTGCGAAGAGATTTCGCTTTGATGGAGGGATGAAGACTCACCTTCATCTTACGGCCGGATACGTAGACATTCCCGGTGCCATCGGTATCGAGGCTGGAGAAAATCCCGTAAGTCGAGGGCGGAGCGGTCAGCTTCTCCACTTCGGCCCGCAACGTTTCGATTTGAGACTTGGCTTCTTGGAGGGTGGCGACGAGCTTCTCGTTCTGCTTCGTCGTTTGCTCGAGCTGGTAGCGTGACTGGTAGAGCCGCCGAATCTCCTCCTCCATGGACTGGATTTGGGTGCGAAGTTTCTCAACCTCGCGAGCCTGTTCGTCGTTCTTGTGTGTCACGACTCCATCTCCGTCAGAAAGTGACTTGGTCAGGCGCTTGACGGAATCACGGAAGGACCGGAGTCGGCCTGAACTCCCTTTTGATTCGGCCATCGCCCCACTCGTTGGATCGATTACAATCCCTGTCAGTGACGGTCATCAACACTGGCTCGGATTCTATCACCCGCCTATGGGGTGGTCAACAGCAGCAGGTACCGACGCTGCAGCAGACACGTTCATGATTCACGCTCGATCGCCGCAAGAAATTTTTCGGTCGCGGTTTCGATATTCGACGCGCTCAGGATCGAGGACAACACCGCCACACCGAACGCGCCCGCCTGCCGCACCTCACGTGTGCGAGCGGCCGTCATCCCTCCGATCGCAAAAATCGGAATGTTGACCGTGCACGCAGCCTGTTCAAGTACCTGGAGACCGAGCGGCGCCCCATATTCCCGTTTCGAAGGCGTGTCGTAAATCGGACCCAACACCACAAAGTCCGCGCCGTGCCGCTCTGCCTCCACCGCCCCCTGGATGGAATGGACGGACAAACCCAACAACTGCGAGGGCGGCAACAGGGTTCGGACCACCGGGGCCGGCAAACTACTCTCGCGCAAATGTACCCCCCGGCACCCCAGCGCCACCGCTAGATCTAGACGGTCATTGATGAACAATTGTATGTCCGGCAACGCGCACTGCAGCTCAAGCGCCAACGACAGCAGCTCTCGGATCGGAAGATCACGCTCCCGTAGCTGCACCGCACGCAGACCGGCACTCGCCGCCCGCCCAACAACCGACGCGAGCGGACGTCCGGCGGTCTGATGACGATCAGTCACTACATACAGACGGAAATCAACGGAGGGCATTCGAGAAACATTCTGGATGCTGAAAGATGCCAGTTGAATGCGCAATGCCGACACAACAGAACCGAGTCACCACTCACACACGAACTTCACCCGGCTCGCCGGCATCTGCCCATGATCGCTCACTGGCTTTTAGAGCATCCCTTCGATCGGACTGCTGGCCGTAGCATAGAGCTTGCGTGGAATACGGCCGGCTTTGTAGGCCAGGCGGCCGGCCCACACACCATACTTCATCGCCTCGGCCATCGCGATGGGATCCTGTGCCCCGGCAATGGCGGTATTCATGAGCACGGCATCTGCGCCATACTCCATTGCCAGCGCGGCATCGGATGCTGTTCCGACACCGGCGTCCACGATGATGGGGACCTTGACCGTTTCCATGATGATCTTGAGATTGTATGGATTACGGATCCCGAGCCCCGAGCCGATCGGAGCAGCCAACGGCATCACCGCGGGACAGCCGATATCCACCAGCTTCTTGGCCACGATCGGGTCATCGTTCGTATAGGGCAGGACAATGAACCCCTCTTTAATGAGGATCTTGGCGGCTTCGATCAATCCGGCCGTATCCGGGAACAACGTTTTCTCATCGCCGAGGACTTCCAACTTGACCAGATCGGAGACGCCGGCCGCGCGAGCCAGCCGGGCATACCGGACGGCATCTTCCACCGTGTAACAGCCCGCGGTGTTCGGCAGGATGATGTATTTCTTCGGATCGAGATAGTCCAGAAGATTTTCCTTGGACCGATCCGTAATGTTCACGCGACGGACTGCGACCGTCACCACGTCCGCACCGGACGCCTCGATCGCCTTCTTGGTCTCGACAAAATCTTTATACTTACCGGTCCCCACCCAGAGGCGAGACTTAAATTCCCGGCCGGCAATCACTAAGCGATCGTTCATCGTATCCATAAATGTGGTTACCTCGCTCCGCCGCCAATAAAGCTCAATATCTCGACCCGATCCCCTTCGCGGAGTCCACGGGTCTCATACTCCTTGCGATCCAGAATCTCCAAATTCAACTCAACGGCGACACGATCGGCCCGGATTTCCAACTCATGCAACAACGCGGCGACCGTCTGTCCGTCGCCGACTCCACGAGACTCGCCGTTCACCTGAATGGTCACCGTGTCACCTCAGCCTTTCCAGATCATCCTATGAAACGAGAAAACCGATTGTCAACCAAGCCCCGAGAGGCCTTGCTGTTTGGGATCGGAACCTCGCACAATGTCGATGAAGACCGCTGGGCACAGGACTATGGACGACCATCCCCATCAACTGGCAGAGATCTTTCGCGCGATGGCCAACCTATTGGCAGGCCAACGCGCCAATCCCTATCGTGTCCGCGCGTATCGGAAAGCGGCTGACTCAATCCTGGCGGTGACGGGAGACCTGGCTGATCTGGCCGCGCGGCATCAACTTCAGGATATCCCTGGAATCGGGCGGGACTTGGCCGTGAAGATTGAAGAGTTTCTGGCAACAGGGACGATTCGTGCGTATGAAGAACTGAAGATCCCATTGCCGGAGGAAGTGGCCGGCTGGGCTACACTGCCGGGCCTCTCCGATGCGCTGGTGAGTTACTTATATTTCCGGCTGAACATCCGCACACTAGACGATTTAGAAAGCCTGGTTGCATCTCATTTACTGAGAACACAACCAGGCTTTTCGGGGTCGGAGGATACGCTGCTCGCTGCCATTCGCGAACGGATCGGAACCGTGCCGGCTACGCCGCCGGACGCAGCTCCCTAAAGATCTTCCAGGTCTTCAACAGTTCAACCGCCTTCTGGAGCTGCACATCATCGTCCAGAGAAATGTCCCCAGCGGCATCGCCTGCGGGCACCGTGCCGTTCTTATGGGCAGGTTCCTCACCCGGCTTGGCCG from Nitrospira sp. encodes:
- the prcA gene encoding proteasome subunit alpha, producing the protein MPLPYYVSPEQMMQDKAEYAKKGIAKGRSIIALEYVDGILLAADNPSSSLHKVSEVYDRIAFAGAGKYSEFEHLRKAGIRHADLTGYMYSREDVSARTLSNAYSQSLGTAFSTDVKPLEVEILVVQVGGQGQANEIFRISFDGSIVDEKNLAVIGGRSEAVQQYLREHATSQPPTLKDGLRRCLAALEQVASQKIPSENLEVAVLDRNRQGRKFKRLSSTDISQLFS
- the thiS gene encoding sulfur carrier protein ThiS, giving the protein MTIQVNGESRGVGDGQTVAALLHELEIRADRVAVELNLEILDRKEYETRGLREGDRVEILSFIGGGAR
- a CDS encoding thiazole synthase is translated as MNDRLVIAGREFKSRLWVGTGKYKDFVETKKAIEASGADVVTVAVRRVNITDRSKENLLDYLDPKKYIILPNTAGCYTVEDAVRYARLARAAGVSDLVKLEVLGDEKTLFPDTAGLIEAAKILIKEGFIVLPYTNDDPIVAKKLVDIGCPAVMPLAAPIGSGLGIRNPYNLKIIMETVKVPIIVDAGVGTASDAALAMEYGADAVLMNTAIAGAQDPIAMAEAMKYGVWAGRLAYKAGRIPRKLYATASSPIEGML
- the dop gene encoding depupylase/deamidase Dop — encoded protein: MSDNPTHSPSRVIGTETEFGIASRDPNAADPVANSIHLIGYYPNLPAPHAVWDYENENPLLDARGFEVDGERERPGPDYNRQLNKVLANGGRLYVDGAHPEYSTPECLNARDVVAFERVGERIVAQALEGITKARGRDQFVLYKNNSDGKGNSYGYHENYLVSRAVPFERITQVLTPFLVTRPIYAGSGKVGAENQTSPVDYQISQRADFFETLVDLNTMVRRPIINTRDEPHSDSTKYRRLHVIVGDANMAEVSTYLKVGTLSIVLALLEAGAELPRISLADPVNAIKQVSRDVQMKESLTLTDGSASTAIAVQRAYLKAAQSYYACHELDQVTKDVLVRWEDVLDRLERDPRSLVRELDWVAKRYLIESYMERKSCGWDDPRVRLMDLQYHDVRPDKGLYYTLERNHRIERVVLDHEIVRAEFNPPVGTRAYFRGQCVKKYPNVVYGASWTSVLFDIGQNKIKKIPLMDPLRGTEALTGELLAQAETAAALLAKLST
- the pafA gene encoding Pup--protein ligase — its product is MQQRIFGLENEYGLIFSPNGKIYLPMEKVLGYIFEGLIPNSWPSNAFLVNGARFYQDTGCHPEYSTPECDNILDLVIHDKAGERLLEACLPAAEERLREEGLSGEIYIFKNNTDSLGNTYGCHENYLMRRDVDFWKVTEQLIPFFVTRQIYSGAGKVLKVSGKPQYFISQRAQHIHEKTSSSTTSSRSIINTRDEPHADAEKYRRLHIIVGDSNMSEYATYLKVGTATLVLSMIEAGYAVSGMELEDPVKAIREISRDPTLNKKVKLDDGRQMTAIEIQRVYVKRAKEFLAEQAHDPVLDDVWEKWVSVLDRLEEDPMQLVREVDWVMKKHLIQSYTDKKDCGWDDPRVFLLDLQFHDVKRTRGLYYLMENRGMAVRVVEEEAVQRAMSVPPQTTRAKVRGDFIRFARAKNRSYTVDWTYLKLNGYWEETILCMDPFSAVNRRVEELLSQVSGARLYR
- a CDS encoding histidinol-phosphatase, translated to MSMKTAGHRTMDDHPHQLAEIFRAMANLLAGQRANPYRVRAYRKAADSILAVTGDLADLAARHQLQDIPGIGRDLAVKIEEFLATGTIRAYEELKIPLPEEVAGWATLPGLSDALVSYLYFRLNIRTLDDLESLVASHLLRTQPGFSGSEDTLLAAIRERIGTVPATPPDAAP
- the arc gene encoding proteasome ATPase; translation: MAESKGSSGRLRSFRDSVKRLTKSLSDGDGVVTHKNDEQAREVEKLRTQIQSMEEEIRRLYQSRYQLEQTTKQNEKLVATLQEAKSQIETLRAEVEKLTAPPSTYGIFSSLDTDGTGNVYVSGRKMKVSLHPSIKAKSLRKGQEVILNEALNVIEVRGFDVQGEVVRLKDVLEGNRALVTLHFDEEKVAELGEPLLSERLSVGDHLLYDPRSGCVIEKLPKSEAEELVLEEIPDVDYEHIGGLQKEIEQVRDAVELPFLYPHIFSNYKLSAPKGVLLYGPPGCGKTLIAKAVASSIAKKLGHLKDKQLRSYFLHVKGPELLNKYVGESERQVREVFKKAKERADDGHPVIVFFDEMDALFRTRGTGISSDIESTIVPQFLSEIDGVERLTNVIVIGASNRQDLIDPAVLRAGRLDVKVKVGRPDATAARDIFSKYVSTDLPFDEEDLKRHAGDARALVDSLMNMTVDAMYATTDENKFIEVTYANGEKEVLYFKDFASGALIEGIVSRAKKFAVKRAIAQEGTGLRAEDLIRAIREEFKEHEDLPNTTNPDDWAKVAGKKGEKIVHLRTISGGPAEARQIETVNTGHYL
- the prcB gene encoding proteasome subunit beta; this translates as MKQSSFLPHHEGSSFFDFLTQHHPELKPGLNDIVLQRATLPVDLGRPGAIPVPHGTTVLALKYRDGAIIAGDRRATEGFQIADRRIEKVFRIDDYSAMAIAGAAGPCIEMAKLFQTELEHYEKLEGVQLSCEGKANKLGQMVKANLPMVFQGLVVMPLYVGYDLKRQEGRIFKYDITGGRYEESDHHSIGSGGKDARNTMREHYRPGLPEEEALRVGLLALYNAADEDVGTGGPDLVRGIYPTAKIVSHVGITDVPEDRVRAMYETMIAERRRS
- the thiE gene encoding thiamine phosphate synthase codes for the protein MPSVDFRLYVVTDRHQTAGRPLASVVGRAASAGLRAVQLRERDLPIRELLSLALELQCALPDIQLFINDRLDLAVALGCRGVHLRESSLPAPVVRTLLPPSQLLGLSVHSIQGAVEAERHGADFVVLGPIYDTPSKREYGAPLGLQVLEQAACTVNIPIFAIGGMTAARTREVRQAGAFGVAVLSSILSASNIETATEKFLAAIERES